A section of the Styela clava chromosome 9, kaStyClav1.hap1.2, whole genome shotgun sequence genome encodes:
- the LOC120339550 gene encoding protein transport protein Sec61 subunit alpha — MGFKFLEVIKPFCIVLPEIEKPQRKIQFREKVLWTAITLFIFLVCCQIPLFGIMSSDSADPFYWLRVIMASNRGTLMELGITPIVTSGLIMQLLAGAKLIEVGDTPKDRALFNGAQKLFGMIITIGQAVVYVMTGMYGDPSAMGPGICSLIIIQLFVASLIVLLLDELLQKGYGLGSGISLFIATNICETIVWKSFSPATVNTGRGTEFEGAVIALFHLLATRTDKVRALREAFYRQNLPNLMNLLATIMVFGIVIYFQGFRVDLPIKSARYRGQYSSYPIKLFYTSNIPIILQSALVSNLYVISQMLAVRFRGNFFISLLGVWDTVEGGGPARSYPVGGLCYYLSPPESFLQMLMDPLHGFLYIVFMLGSCAFFSKTWIEVSGSAAKDVAKQLKEQQMVMRGHREKSMIHELNRYIPTAAAFGGLCIGALSVMADFIGAIGSGTGILLAVTIIYQYFEIFVKEQAEVGGMSTLLF, encoded by the exons ATGGgat tCAAATTTCTTGAAGTTATAAAGCCGTTTTGTATTGTGCTGCCAGAGATTGAAAAACCGCAAAGAAAG ATTCAGTTCAGAGAAAAAGTATTATGGACAGCaatcacattatttattttccTGGTCTGTTGCCAG aTTCCTCTTTTCGGCATCATGTCTTCTGATTCAGCTGATCCTTTTTATTGGCTGAGAGTTATTATGGCATCCAACAGAGGTACATTGATGGAACTTGGTATTACTCCTATTGTCACATCTGGTCTCATCATGCAGCTTCTCGCTGGTGCAAAACTTATTGAAGTTGGTGACACACCCAAAGACAG aGCTCTTTTCAATGGGGCACAAAAACTTTTTGGCATGATAATTACAATCGGACAAGCTGTCGTTTATGTAATGACTGGAATGTATGGTGATCCTTCAGCAATGGGACCTGGTATATGTTCCCTGATTATTATTCAG TTGTTTGTCGCATCACTTATTGTACTTCTGCTGGATGAATTGCTTCAAAAAGGATATGGTTTGGGTTCTGGTATCTCTCTCTTCATTGCTACAAACATTTGTGAAACTATCGTATGGAAGTCTTTCAGTCCTGCAACTGTCAATACTGGAAGAG GCACTGAATTTGAAGGAGCAGTAATTGCTTTGTTCCATCTACTGGCAACTCGTACCGATAAAGTTCGTGCACTCAGAGAAGCTTTCTACAGACAAAATCTTCCAAACTTAATGAACTTGCTTGCAACTATCATGGTCTTCGGAATTGTCATATACTTCCAG GGATTCAGGGTGGATCTTCCCATTAAATCTGCACGTTATCGTGGTCAATACAGCAGTTATCCAATCAAGCTATTCTACACATCCAACATCCCGATCATCCTGCAATCAGCTCTTGTATCCAATTTGTACGTTATTTCACAAATGTTGGCCGTCAGATTCAGAGGAAATTTCTTCATCAGTTTACTCGGTGTTTGGGAT ACTGTTGAAGGTGGTGGCCCAGCTCGTTCTTACCCTGTTGGTGGTCTCTGCTACTACCTCTCACCACCGGAGTCATTTCTACAGATGTTGATGGATCCTCTGCATGGATTcttatatattgttttcatgCTTGGATCATGTGCATTCTTCTCCAAG ACATGGATTGAAGTATCTGGATCTGCTGCCAAAGATGTTGCGAAACAATTGAAGGAACAACAAATGGTTATGAGAGGTCACAGGGAGAAATCAATGATCCACGAGTTGAATAG atatattCCAACTGCAGCTGCTTTTGGTGGTTTATGTATTGGTGCTTTATCTGTTATGGCCGATTTCATTGGAGCTATTGGCTCAGGGACAGGTATATTGCTGGCTGTCACCATCATCTATCAATACTTCGAAATCTTTGTTAAAGAGCAAGCAGAAGTTGGAGGAATGAGCACTCTGCTTTTCTAA